A genomic window from Ascaphus truei isolate aAscTru1 chromosome 1, aAscTru1.hap1, whole genome shotgun sequence includes:
- the GCNT4 gene encoding beta-1,3-galactosyl-O-glycosyl-glycoprotein beta-1,6-N-acetylglucosaminyltransferase 4 isoform X1 produces MTRDAVGVGPLQRRMKRHKCFPNIPRQKIGLLVLTVWLLCILKLLKVEQIFLKTHSYFLQPNLHILRSGNDKYTFVNDPANNINCTSIFGLEPTAIGKSLELRRNRIFDLEDEDVEEMTNDCEVYNNLRQLHLKPVSLEEKNFTIAYSLVVHKDAINVERLLHTIYSPLNVYCIHYDQKSSPVFKRAMINIAKCFSNVFIASKVETVTYADISRLQADLNCLSDLLQSSFQWKYVINLCGQDMPLKSNFELVSELKRLNGKNMLETSRPSDVKKERYTYHHEIKEVPYSDYMKMPLKTTILKDPPPSNIEMFVGSAYFVLSRPFIRYIFDSPVVRDFLSWSKDTFSPDEHFWATLARLPGIPGEIPRTDADVTDLQSKARLVKWSYLEDHLYPPCTGTHIRSVCIYGAAELRWLIKYGHWFANKFDPKVDPILVKCLIEKLEEQQRDWVNLSSNE; encoded by the coding sequence AATGAAGAGGCATAAGTGTTTTCCTAATATACCGCGACAGAAGATTGGACTGCTTGTGCTCACAGTGTGGCTGCTCTGTATTTTGAAACTTCTGAAAGTTGAACAAATTTTCCTGAAAACCCACAGTTATTTCTTGCAGCCAAATCTACACATTTTAAGATCTGGTAATGACAAGTACACATTTGTAAATGATCCAGCCAATAATATTAACTGCACATCCATATTTGGGCTGGAACCAACTGCGATTGGAAAAAGTTTAGAACTTCGAAGAAATCGCATATTTGACTTAGAAGATGAAGACGTGGAAGAAATGACTAATGACTGTGAAGTCTATAACAATCTAAGACAATTACACCTGAAGCCTGTATCATTAGAAGAGAAAAACTTTACAATAGCATACTCTTTGGTTGTCCATAAAGATGCTATAAATGTTGAAAGACTTTTGCATACCATTTATAGTCCATTGAATGTCTACTGCATCCATTATGACCAAAAGTCATCTCCCGTTTTCAAACGTGCCATGATAAACATAGCCAAATGcttttcaaatgtttttattgcATCTAAGGTTGAGACAGTGACTTACGCCGATATTTCCAGGCTCCAAGCAGACCTGAATTGCTTGTCAGACCTGCTACAGTCCTCTTTTCAGTGGAAGTATGTCATCAATTTGTGTGGACAGGACATGCCCCTAAAGTCAAATTTTGAACTGGTCTCAGAGTTGAAGAGGCTAAATGGGAAAAATATGTTAGAGACTTCACGGCCCAGTGATGTAAAAAAAGAACGATATACTTACCACCATGAAATCAAGGAAGTGCCTTATTCTGATTACATGAAGATGCCTTTAAAGACTACTATTCTTAAAGATCCTCCTCCTTCCAATATTGAGATGTTTGTCGGAAGTGCCTATTTTGTCTTGAGCCGCCCATTCATTAGATATATTTTTGATAGCCCCGTAGTTAGAGATTTTTTATCTTGGTCTAAAGACACCTTTTCTCCAGATGAACATTTTTGGGCAACCCTTGCACGTTTGCCAGGAATACCAGGTGAAATTCCAAGGACAGATGCCGATGTGACGGATCTTCAGAGCAAAGCGCGCCTGGTGAAATGGAGTTATCTTGAAGATCATCTCTATCCTCCTTGTACTGGAACTCACATTcgtagtgtgtgtatttatggagcTGCTGAATTACGATGGCTTATTAAATATGGACACTGGTTTGCCAATAAGTTTGATCCCAAAGTAGATCCTATTTTAGTAAAATGCTTGATTGAAAAGCTAGAAGAACAACAGAGAGATTGGGTGAACTTGTCCTCCAACGAATAA
- the GCNT4 gene encoding beta-1,3-galactosyl-O-glycosyl-glycoprotein beta-1,6-N-acetylglucosaminyltransferase 4 isoform X2, with the protein MKRHKCFPNIPRQKIGLLVLTVWLLCILKLLKVEQIFLKTHSYFLQPNLHILRSGNDKYTFVNDPANNINCTSIFGLEPTAIGKSLELRRNRIFDLEDEDVEEMTNDCEVYNNLRQLHLKPVSLEEKNFTIAYSLVVHKDAINVERLLHTIYSPLNVYCIHYDQKSSPVFKRAMINIAKCFSNVFIASKVETVTYADISRLQADLNCLSDLLQSSFQWKYVINLCGQDMPLKSNFELVSELKRLNGKNMLETSRPSDVKKERYTYHHEIKEVPYSDYMKMPLKTTILKDPPPSNIEMFVGSAYFVLSRPFIRYIFDSPVVRDFLSWSKDTFSPDEHFWATLARLPGIPGEIPRTDADVTDLQSKARLVKWSYLEDHLYPPCTGTHIRSVCIYGAAELRWLIKYGHWFANKFDPKVDPILVKCLIEKLEEQQRDWVNLSSNE; encoded by the coding sequence ATGAAGAGGCATAAGTGTTTTCCTAATATACCGCGACAGAAGATTGGACTGCTTGTGCTCACAGTGTGGCTGCTCTGTATTTTGAAACTTCTGAAAGTTGAACAAATTTTCCTGAAAACCCACAGTTATTTCTTGCAGCCAAATCTACACATTTTAAGATCTGGTAATGACAAGTACACATTTGTAAATGATCCAGCCAATAATATTAACTGCACATCCATATTTGGGCTGGAACCAACTGCGATTGGAAAAAGTTTAGAACTTCGAAGAAATCGCATATTTGACTTAGAAGATGAAGACGTGGAAGAAATGACTAATGACTGTGAAGTCTATAACAATCTAAGACAATTACACCTGAAGCCTGTATCATTAGAAGAGAAAAACTTTACAATAGCATACTCTTTGGTTGTCCATAAAGATGCTATAAATGTTGAAAGACTTTTGCATACCATTTATAGTCCATTGAATGTCTACTGCATCCATTATGACCAAAAGTCATCTCCCGTTTTCAAACGTGCCATGATAAACATAGCCAAATGcttttcaaatgtttttattgcATCTAAGGTTGAGACAGTGACTTACGCCGATATTTCCAGGCTCCAAGCAGACCTGAATTGCTTGTCAGACCTGCTACAGTCCTCTTTTCAGTGGAAGTATGTCATCAATTTGTGTGGACAGGACATGCCCCTAAAGTCAAATTTTGAACTGGTCTCAGAGTTGAAGAGGCTAAATGGGAAAAATATGTTAGAGACTTCACGGCCCAGTGATGTAAAAAAAGAACGATATACTTACCACCATGAAATCAAGGAAGTGCCTTATTCTGATTACATGAAGATGCCTTTAAAGACTACTATTCTTAAAGATCCTCCTCCTTCCAATATTGAGATGTTTGTCGGAAGTGCCTATTTTGTCTTGAGCCGCCCATTCATTAGATATATTTTTGATAGCCCCGTAGTTAGAGATTTTTTATCTTGGTCTAAAGACACCTTTTCTCCAGATGAACATTTTTGGGCAACCCTTGCACGTTTGCCAGGAATACCAGGTGAAATTCCAAGGACAGATGCCGATGTGACGGATCTTCAGAGCAAAGCGCGCCTGGTGAAATGGAGTTATCTTGAAGATCATCTCTATCCTCCTTGTACTGGAACTCACATTcgtagtgtgtgtatttatggagcTGCTGAATTACGATGGCTTATTAAATATGGACACTGGTTTGCCAATAAGTTTGATCCCAAAGTAGATCCTATTTTAGTAAAATGCTTGATTGAAAAGCTAGAAGAACAACAGAGAGATTGGGTGAACTTGTCCTCCAACGAATAA